In the genome of Mucilaginibacter defluvii, one region contains:
- a CDS encoding type I restriction-modification system subunit M — translation MNKQQLAARIWESANQMRSKIEANDYKDYILGFIFYKYLSENEVKFALREGFTAEDIKAFSEENEEPVNFIKEKIGYFIAYKDLFSTWIAKGADFEVSDVRDALSAFSRLIHPGYKKLFDGIFDTLQTGLSKLGETAQLQTKAISQLIQLIKDIPMDGRQDYDVLGFVYEYLIEKFASSAGKKAGEFYTPHEVSVLMSEIIAHHLKNRETIDIYDPTSGSGSLLINIGKSVAKHLDGQNKIKYYAQELMQNTYNLTRMNLIMRGISIGNIVTRNADTLEDDWPFFDESDPVHSYKPLYLDAVVSNPPYSQKWEPADKDADPRYARFGLAPKSKADFAFLLHDLYHLKPDGILTIVLPHGVLFRGGEEGTIRKNLVEQNHIDAIIGLPANIFFGTGIPTIIMVLKQKREETDVLIVDASRGFVKDGKNNRLRASDIKRIADAVIERQHIPKYAALVSRGQIRENEYNLNIPRYVDSGEPAESWDIYATMFGGIPVNEINALSVYWDALPGLRESLFTHTSAEMAELKTGDVVNCIETHAGVKAFNQAFTAAFTGFDEYLKGRLINGMMTLSIAKEINVLSAGIFSRLQQVELIDKYEAYQLLDNAWQNIAADLEMLQTEGFAAAKQVDANLVTKKLKGKDAEIQEGWKGHILPFELVQRELLGDKLQSLIAKENRLAEITALYEELLDGLSDEVKDSDITNEAKDAFVAAEVIKAAREIAAEMKKGRQYRDDDDETRIYRVNALLTEEKTLKREAKNEADALHALTKKTIEALTDEQARRLLERKWISPLLGALQSLPANSIAALTQKVNYLAGKYSVTLQQVSNQLQATEQALAQMMGELTGTEHDMQGLNEWQKLLTGSADGN, via the coding sequence ATGAATAAACAGCAATTAGCCGCCAGGATATGGGAATCAGCAAATCAAATGCGTTCCAAAATTGAGGCGAACGACTATAAGGATTATATACTCGGTTTTATTTTTTATAAATACCTTTCGGAGAATGAAGTAAAGTTTGCCCTCAGGGAAGGCTTTACAGCCGAAGATATCAAAGCGTTTTCGGAAGAGAACGAGGAGCCGGTAAATTTTATAAAAGAGAAGATAGGTTATTTTATAGCCTATAAGGATTTGTTTTCAACATGGATAGCAAAAGGGGCCGATTTTGAGGTGTCTGACGTGCGCGACGCGCTTTCGGCGTTCAGCCGTTTAATTCATCCCGGCTATAAAAAGTTGTTCGATGGTATTTTTGATACACTGCAAACCGGGCTCAGCAAATTGGGAGAAACGGCGCAACTGCAAACCAAAGCGATTAGCCAGCTAATACAGCTGATTAAAGATATACCTATGGATGGCCGGCAGGATTATGACGTGCTTGGCTTTGTATATGAGTATCTTATCGAAAAATTTGCGTCAAGCGCTGGCAAAAAGGCCGGTGAGTTTTACACGCCGCACGAGGTTTCTGTTTTAATGTCGGAGATAATTGCCCATCACCTTAAAAACCGCGAAACAATAGATATTTATGACCCTACAAGCGGCTCCGGATCATTACTTATAAACATTGGTAAAAGTGTGGCCAAGCACCTGGACGGGCAAAACAAAATTAAATATTACGCGCAGGAGCTCATGCAAAACACCTATAACCTTACCCGCATGAACCTCATTATGCGCGGCATAAGCATAGGCAACATTGTAACCCGCAACGCCGATACCCTTGAGGATGACTGGCCGTTTTTTGATGAGAGCGACCCGGTGCACTCCTACAAACCGCTGTACCTGGATGCCGTGGTTTCAAACCCGCCCTACTCGCAAAAGTGGGAGCCTGCCGATAAGGATGCCGACCCGCGCTACGCCCGGTTTGGCCTTGCGCCAAAATCAAAAGCTGATTTTGCATTTCTGCTGCATGATTTGTATCATTTAAAGCCCGACGGAATCCTGACCATTGTATTGCCGCATGGCGTACTGTTTAGAGGTGGCGAGGAAGGCACCATCCGCAAAAACCTGGTGGAGCAAAATCATATCGACGCGATTATAGGGCTGCCCGCCAATATATTTTTTGGCACGGGCATACCCACCATTATTATGGTGCTGAAGCAAAAACGCGAGGAAACGGATGTACTGATCGTCGATGCGTCAAGAGGTTTTGTTAAGGATGGCAAGAACAACAGGCTGCGCGCGTCAGACATTAAGCGTATTGCCGATGCCGTTATTGAGCGGCAGCACATACCCAAATACGCCGCGCTGGTGAGCCGCGGGCAGATACGCGAAAACGAGTACAACCTCAATATTCCGCGGTATGTTGACAGTGGCGAGCCCGCCGAAAGCTGGGATATTTACGCTACCATGTTTGGCGGTATACCGGTAAATGAAATTAACGCGCTATCTGTTTACTGGGATGCCCTGCCCGGCCTGCGTGAAAGTTTGTTTACCCATACTTCTGCCGAAATGGCCGAGCTGAAAACCGGCGATGTGGTTAACTGCATTGAAACCCATGCCGGTGTAAAGGCGTTTAACCAAGCCTTTACCGCAGCTTTTACCGGTTTTGACGAGTACCTGAAGGGTAGGCTGATAAACGGCATGATGACGCTGAGCATTGCCAAAGAAATAAACGTATTGAGCGCCGGTATTTTTAGCCGCCTGCAGCAGGTTGAACTGATTGATAAGTACGAGGCCTACCAGTTGCTGGATAACGCCTGGCAAAACATAGCTGCCGACCTGGAGATGCTGCAAACCGAAGGCTTTGCCGCCGCCAAACAGGTTGACGCCAACCTGGTAACCAAAAAGCTTAAGGGCAAGGATGCCGAGATACAGGAAGGCTGGAAGGGCCATATACTGCCATTTGAGCTGGTACAGCGCGAGCTTTTGGGCGATAAACTGCAAAGCCTGATTGCTAAGGAAAACCGCCTGGCCGAAATTACTGCCCTGTACGAAGAACTGCTTGACGGCCTGAGCGATGAGGTTAAGGACAGCGATATTACTAACGAAGCCAAGGACGCCTTTGTGGCGGCCGAAGTGATAAAGGCCGCCAGGGAGATTGCCGCCGAAATGAAAAAGGGAAGGCAATACCGCGATGATGACGATGAAACCAGGATATACCGGGTAAACGCGCTGCTAACCGAAGAGAAAACCCTGAAACGCGAAGCTAAGAACGAGGCCGATGCCCTGCACGCGCTTACCAAAAAAACCATTGAGGCATTAACTGATGAGCAGGCGCGCCGGTTGCTGGAGCGTAAGTGGATAAGCCCGCTGCTGGGCGCGCTGCAAAGCCTGCCGGCCAACAGCATTGCCGCCCTTACCCAAAAGGTGAATTACCTGGCCGGTAAATACAGCGTTACCCTGCAGCAGGTAAGCAACCAGTTACAGGCTACAGAGCAGGCGCTGGCCCAAATGATGGGCGAACTTACCGGCACCGAACATGATATGCAGGGACTTAACGAATGGCAGAAACTTTTAACCGGCAGCGCTGATGGCAACTAA
- a CDS encoding restriction endonuclease subunit S, with protein sequence MATKKLPAIRFKGFDGEWGEKRLGDIGSVAMNKRIFKHQTDDKGEIPFYKIGTFGDRPDAFISKSLFDVYKSKYPYPVKGDVLISAAGSIGKTVEYLGADEYFQDSNIVWLKHDRNAVLNEYLKNFYSVVKWDGLEGSTIKRLYNSNILRTIILLPELSEQTQIGNYFKELDGLIGLQEQKLEKVTNLKKAMLEKMFPKAGADVPEIRFKGFAGKWEKMSLRQTAENFYGGGTPSTSSANYWNGNIPWIQSSDLEENALLNLSVKKHITKLGLKHSATKLIPENSITIVTRVGVGKLCIVPFKFTTSQDFFTLSNLNVNMIFGVFAISNVIQKDLHAVQGTSIKGITKDELLKKEIKVPSIKEQQKIGKYFKNLDDLISQSKQKIKQLKNLKQAMLQKMFI encoded by the coding sequence ATGGCAACTAAAAAATTACCCGCCATTCGCTTTAAGGGGTTTGATGGGGAATGGGGAGAGAAAAGGTTGGGGGATATTGGCTCTGTGGCTATGAATAAACGGATTTTTAAACATCAAACTGATGATAAAGGAGAAATTCCATTTTATAAAATTGGTACTTTTGGAGATCGACCCGATGCGTTCATATCTAAGTCTCTATTCGATGTTTACAAAAGCAAATATCCTTATCCAGTTAAAGGAGATGTCCTTATTTCTGCCGCTGGAAGTATAGGCAAAACTGTTGAATACCTTGGAGCGGATGAATACTTTCAAGATTCAAATATCGTTTGGCTTAAACACGACAGAAATGCTGTACTAAATGAGTATTTGAAAAATTTTTATTCGGTAGTGAAATGGGACGGTTTGGAAGGGAGTACTATAAAAAGGCTTTATAATAGTAATATTTTAAGAACGATTATTTTGCTACCGGAACTTAGCGAACAAACCCAAATTGGCAATTACTTTAAGGAGTTGGATGGCTTGATTGGTTTGCAGGAGCAAAAGCTGGAAAAGGTAACCAACCTGAAAAAGGCCATGCTCGAAAAAATGTTTCCGAAAGCGGGCGCCGATGTTCCCGAAATTCGATTTAAAGGGTTTGCCGGGAAGTGGGAGAAAATGAGTTTAAGACAAACGGCTGAAAATTTTTACGGCGGAGGGACGCCAAGTACATCAAGCGCAAATTATTGGAATGGAAATATTCCGTGGATTCAATCATCAGATTTAGAAGAAAACGCCTTGCTTAATCTCTCTGTAAAGAAACATATTACAAAATTAGGTTTGAAGCATTCGGCTACAAAATTGATACCTGAAAACTCAATAACAATAGTTACACGTGTAGGCGTAGGAAAGCTATGTATAGTGCCGTTTAAATTTACTACCAGTCAGGATTTTTTTACGTTAAGCAACTTAAACGTAAATATGATATTTGGAGTTTTTGCGATAAGTAATGTAATTCAAAAAGATCTGCATGCAGTTCAAGGAACATCAATAAAAGGAATCACAAAAGATGAATTATTAAAGAAGGAAATTAAAGTCCCGTCAATTAAAGAACAACAAAAAATTGGCAAGTACTTCAAAAATCTGGATGATTTGATCAGCCAATCCAAGCAAAAAATAAAGCAGCTAAAAAACCTTAAGCAGGCCATGCTGCAAAAAATGTTTATCTAA
- a CDS encoding type I restriction endonuclease subunit R, with the protein MIVYNNEALFEQAMIELLATKGWEAAVLDNPTEEDLLNNWATILFENNREVDRLNNIPLTPGEMQQILEQITGLRTPLKLNGFINGKSVAITRDNPADTLHYGREVSLKIYDRLEIAAGQSRYQIARQPRYKSKSKILNNRRGDLALLINGMPVIHLELKKSGIHVTQASTQIEKYAYEGVFSGLFALIQIFVAITPDETLYFANPGPDGKFNKDYFFHWADFNNEPVNDWRQIAGSLISIPMAHQMIGLYTVADNADGVLKVMRSYQYYAANAISDKVARTDWKRPDVRGGYVWHTTGSGKTMTSFKSAQLIANSKDADKVVFLMDRIELGTQSLREYRGFADDNQTVQATEDTYVLVKKLKSNDPADTLIVTSIQKMSNIGGDEDGLNSHDLEQMRAKRLVIIVDEAHRTVFGENMLPAIRRAFPRAVFFGFTGTPIQDENQRKEATTSTIFGNELHRYSLADGIRDRNVLGFDPYKVLTYRDRDIRKAVALQEAKAATEAEAIADAAKSATYYRFMDQKTVPMAGYYDNAGQYVKGIEDYLNSAQYELAGHRLAVVTDIKEGWLRLSHNHKFHAILATSSITEAIEYYRLLKAEFPELKTTALFDPHIDNNAGFAFKEDGLLELMADYNQRYQQDFTFATHGKFKKDIANRLAHKKPYDRLERSPEKQLDLLIVVDQMLTGFDSKWVNTLYLDKVLRYENIIQAFSRTNRLFGADKPFGVIKYYRMPHTMHQNIDKAVKLYSGDRPYGLFVERLDRQLQNMNFTYGQIAGLFTNAGIQNFEKLPDADSVRGQFAKLFKAFNQYLQAAKIQGFQWSKTQYTFTDRKPRLVIDMQFDENDYNSLLARYKEMFTMPAAGNGQPGIPFEIEPYIVEIDTGKIDADYMNSRFVKYIRSLEQADITDGQRKMILDELHKSFATLTQEEQKYANIFLNDVMSGNVRLKAGKTFKEYVTDYLYEAKYGQIIKLTAVLGVDKDMLQQIMQTNVTELNLNEYGRFDELKQTVDREKARAYFEKLAGSPLPNFSVSIKIDQLLKDFIMKDGFELPG; encoded by the coding sequence ATGATAGTTTATAACAACGAAGCCCTGTTTGAACAAGCGATGATTGAGCTGCTGGCTACCAAGGGCTGGGAGGCCGCCGTGCTTGATAACCCTACCGAAGAGGATTTGCTGAACAACTGGGCCACTATACTTTTTGAAAACAACCGCGAGGTTGACCGCCTCAATAATATCCCGCTCACCCCCGGCGAAATGCAGCAGATACTGGAGCAGATAACCGGCCTGCGCACCCCGCTAAAGCTCAACGGTTTTATAAATGGCAAAAGCGTAGCCATTACGCGCGATAACCCGGCCGACACCCTGCACTATGGCAGGGAGGTGAGCCTCAAGATATATGACAGGCTGGAGATTGCCGCCGGCCAAAGCCGCTACCAGATAGCGCGGCAGCCCCGCTACAAAAGCAAATCAAAAATACTCAACAACAGGCGCGGCGATCTGGCGCTGCTTATTAACGGTATGCCGGTTATCCACCTCGAACTCAAAAAATCGGGCATACATGTAACCCAGGCCAGTACCCAAATTGAAAAATACGCCTATGAGGGTGTGTTTTCGGGCCTGTTCGCGCTCATACAAATATTTGTGGCCATAACGCCCGATGAAACCCTGTACTTTGCCAACCCCGGTCCGGACGGTAAGTTCAACAAGGACTATTTTTTTCATTGGGCCGATTTTAATAACGAACCCGTGAACGATTGGCGGCAGATAGCTGGCTCGCTCATTTCCATACCTATGGCCCACCAGATGATCGGCCTGTATACCGTGGCCGATAATGCCGACGGTGTGCTCAAGGTAATGCGCAGCTACCAGTATTATGCCGCCAATGCCATAAGCGATAAAGTTGCCAGAACCGACTGGAAACGCCCCGACGTGCGCGGCGGCTACGTATGGCATACCACCGGCTCGGGCAAAACCATGACGAGTTTTAAATCGGCCCAGCTGATAGCCAACTCCAAGGATGCCGATAAGGTGGTATTCCTGATGGACAGGATTGAACTTGGCACGCAATCGCTGCGCGAGTACCGCGGCTTTGCCGATGACAACCAAACTGTGCAGGCTACTGAAGATACCTATGTGCTGGTAAAAAAGCTCAAAAGCAATGATCCGGCCGATACGCTGATCGTTACCTCGATACAAAAAATGAGCAATATAGGGGGCGATGAGGATGGCCTCAACAGCCATGACCTGGAGCAGATGCGCGCTAAACGCCTGGTAATTATTGTTGACGAGGCGCACCGCACCGTTTTTGGCGAAAATATGCTGCCAGCCATCCGCAGGGCGTTCCCCCGGGCGGTGTTCTTCGGTTTTACCGGCACACCCATACAGGATGAAAATCAGCGTAAAGAAGCCACCACCTCAACCATTTTTGGTAACGAGCTGCACCGCTACAGCCTGGCCGATGGCATACGCGACCGCAATGTGCTTGGTTTTGACCCCTACAAGGTGCTCACCTACCGCGATCGAGATATACGCAAGGCCGTTGCCCTGCAGGAGGCCAAAGCCGCAACCGAGGCCGAGGCCATTGCCGATGCTGCCAAAAGCGCCACCTACTACCGCTTTATGGATCAGAAAACAGTGCCCATGGCCGGTTATTATGATAATGCCGGGCAATACGTAAAAGGTATTGAGGATTACCTGAACAGCGCGCAGTATGAGCTCGCCGGGCACCGGCTGGCCGTAGTTACCGATATTAAAGAGGGATGGCTGCGGCTGAGCCATAACCATAAGTTTCATGCCATACTGGCCACCAGCAGCATTACCGAGGCTATTGAGTATTACCGGCTGTTAAAGGCTGAATTTCCGGAACTTAAAACCACCGCGCTGTTTGATCCGCATATTGATAATAATGCCGGGTTCGCTTTTAAAGAGGATGGACTGCTGGAGCTGATGGCCGACTATAACCAGCGCTACCAACAGGATTTTACCTTTGCTACGCACGGCAAGTTTAAAAAGGATATAGCCAACCGCCTGGCGCATAAAAAACCGTATGACCGTTTGGAGCGATCGCCCGAAAAACAGCTTGACCTGCTCATCGTGGTTGACCAAATGCTTACAGGGTTTGACTCTAAATGGGTAAATACGCTTTACCTCGATAAAGTGTTGCGGTACGAGAATATTATACAGGCATTTTCGCGTACAAACCGCCTGTTTGGGGCCGATAAGCCTTTTGGCGTAATAAAATATTACCGCATGCCGCATACCATGCATCAAAATATTGATAAGGCGGTAAAACTCTACTCGGGCGACAGGCCTTACGGCTTGTTTGTTGAACGGTTGGACAGGCAGCTGCAAAACATGAATTTTACCTACGGGCAAATTGCCGGTTTGTTTACCAACGCCGGTATACAAAACTTTGAAAAACTGCCCGATGCCGATAGCGTTCGCGGGCAGTTTGCCAAGCTGTTTAAAGCTTTTAACCAGTACCTGCAGGCCGCCAAAATACAGGGTTTTCAGTGGAGCAAAACACAATACACGTTTACCGACCGTAAGCCCCGCCTGGTAATTGATATGCAGTTTGATGAAAACGATTATAACAGTTTGCTGGCCCGTTACAAGGAGATGTTTACCATGCCCGCGGCGGGTAACGGCCAGCCGGGCATCCCTTTTGAAATTGAACCCTATATAGTGGAAATTGACACCGGTAAAATTGATGCCGATTACATGAACTCGCGTTTTGTAAAATACATACGCTCGTTAGAGCAGGCGGATATTACCGACGGGCAGCGCAAGATGATATTGGACGAGCTGCATAAGTCATTCGCCACCCTTACGCAGGAAGAGCAAAAGTATGCCAACATATTTTTGAATGATGTAATGAGCGGCAACGTGCGGCTAAAGGCTGGCAAAACATTTAAGGAGTATGTTACCGATTATTTGTATGAGGCTAAGTACGGTCAAATAATAAAGCTTACGGCCGTTTTAGGCGTGGATAAGGATATGTTGCAGCAAATAATGCAAACCAACGTAACTGAGCTCAACCTGAACGAATATGGCCGTTTTGATGAGCTCAAGCAAACTGTAGACCGCGAAAAAGCTAGGGCGTATTTTGAGAAATTAGCGGGCAGCCCCTTGCCTAATTTCAGCGTCAGTATAAAAATAGACCAGTTGCTTAAGGATTTTATCATGAAAGATGGTTTTGAATTGCCCGGGTAA
- a CDS encoding GNAT family N-acetyltransferase — MPKISFAQHNHLDAIIKIWGLNRATLGLMPRDAFRDCIAKRWILVAEIDSHVVGYLQFRYTFRNQTISIVHLCVDKASRGQGIAESLLNKLVDEYKSKAIGIRLNCRSDYEQAIAFWTRYNFQPKGNLPSRGNNPNVHLVVWWFSFGRQDLFSVQQNNKVKAILDFNIIVKLRDLSVTDNSRDEIRQLQSDWLATEVEYYQTSETTSEIFRDDNQERRERSKVFLKNFQELNIDKPSIKQIEAELLKLFTGTSDNDRSDRRQIAESILSGFPYFVTLDEGILKQAKAIFSLYRLKVVKPSALIAEIDLTIHAEDYYPSKLSANSFTIAKMRPDERSAIDDNFLNTGKGEKKSSFTGLINDLVAKPTGCVRTIKEAEKIVSVFGYFEQGETLYVPIIRTKQYSLRQTIFIQNVNDLLKLALSKNKNFIVIADSCLTDIEKDLLTGLGFFEQQNTYIRGIKSGLYACNEVHEVIAPIAAKIPDLRNFASGLTPDAFVPGLTLEKLLWPMKLRDIDVPCFIIPIKPYYAKSLFDTKAAKSELFGVQPSLIWSIENVYYRNVKPNIERCPARILWYASAENYALRQKAIVGSSYLNEIVVGPAREVFAKHEKFGVYSWKKDILKLVKDDPNAPIKVLRFSDSESFSLPVSINKIKEILTRNDESDNNFQSPLRIKNSTFMELYSLGNGF; from the coding sequence ATGCCCAAAATCTCTTTCGCACAACATAATCATTTAGATGCCATCATCAAGATATGGGGGCTTAATCGCGCAACGCTCGGTTTAATGCCCAGAGATGCTTTTAGGGACTGTATCGCTAAACGTTGGATACTGGTTGCGGAAATCGATTCACATGTCGTCGGTTATCTGCAATTCCGGTACACATTCAGAAATCAGACTATTTCTATTGTTCATTTGTGTGTTGATAAAGCATCCAGAGGACAGGGCATTGCTGAAAGTTTACTCAATAAGCTCGTTGATGAATACAAGTCAAAAGCCATAGGAATAAGACTGAATTGCCGTAGCGATTACGAACAGGCAATCGCGTTTTGGACGCGTTATAATTTTCAACCCAAAGGTAATTTACCCAGTCGTGGTAATAACCCCAATGTTCACTTGGTCGTATGGTGGTTCAGTTTTGGGCGTCAGGACCTCTTCTCTGTCCAACAAAATAATAAAGTAAAGGCCATCCTGGATTTCAATATCATTGTTAAGTTGCGCGACTTATCAGTAACTGATAATTCCAGGGACGAGATCAGGCAACTTCAAAGCGATTGGCTCGCTACCGAAGTTGAATATTATCAGACGTCTGAAACGACCAGTGAGATTTTTAGGGACGATAATCAAGAGCGTAGAGAGCGTAGCAAAGTATTTCTCAAAAATTTTCAAGAACTGAACATTGATAAACCAAGTATCAAACAAATTGAGGCAGAATTGCTCAAACTTTTTACGGGCACATCTGATAATGATCGTTCCGACCGACGGCAAATCGCCGAGTCTATTCTTTCAGGTTTTCCATACTTTGTAACTTTAGACGAGGGCATCCTGAAACAAGCCAAAGCAATTTTTTCCCTCTACCGACTCAAGGTAGTTAAACCGTCTGCATTGATCGCCGAAATTGACCTTACTATTCATGCAGAAGATTATTATCCAAGTAAACTGTCGGCTAACAGTTTTACTATCGCCAAAATGCGACCGGATGAACGTTCGGCGATAGATGATAATTTTCTCAATACCGGCAAAGGAGAAAAAAAATCATCTTTCACTGGGCTTATCAATGATCTGGTCGCCAAACCGACAGGTTGCGTGAGAACTATTAAAGAAGCTGAGAAAATCGTGAGTGTATTTGGTTACTTTGAACAAGGCGAAACACTTTATGTTCCAATCATTCGTACAAAGCAATACTCATTACGCCAAACCATCTTTATTCAAAATGTAAACGACCTGCTTAAACTGGCCCTATCAAAAAATAAAAACTTTATTGTTATCGCTGATTCTTGTCTAACGGATATTGAAAAAGATTTATTAACGGGATTAGGCTTCTTTGAGCAGCAAAATACTTATATCAGAGGAATCAAATCAGGTTTGTATGCCTGCAATGAAGTACATGAAGTCATTGCACCGATTGCTGCAAAAATACCGGATCTGAGAAATTTTGCCAGCGGATTAACGCCTGATGCATTCGTTCCTGGCCTGACGTTGGAAAAACTTTTATGGCCGATGAAATTGCGAGACATTGATGTGCCTTGCTTTATTATCCCAATCAAGCCTTACTATGCAAAATCATTATTTGATACGAAGGCAGCCAAGTCAGAACTGTTCGGTGTACAACCCAGTTTAATTTGGAGCATAGAAAATGTTTACTACCGGAACGTCAAACCTAACATAGAAAGATGCCCGGCACGAATACTATGGTATGCCAGTGCGGAAAATTACGCTTTAAGGCAAAAAGCAATCGTAGGCTCATCCTACCTAAATGAAATAGTGGTTGGACCAGCGCGCGAAGTTTTTGCAAAACACGAAAAATTTGGTGTGTATTCCTGGAAAAAGGATATTCTTAAATTGGTCAAAGACGATCCAAATGCTCCGATAAAAGTGCTACGGTTCAGCGACTCTGAGTCGTTCTCATTGCCTGTTTCCATTAATAAAATCAAGGAGATTCTAACTCGGAATGATGAATCAGACAACAATTTCCAGTCGCCGCTTCGTATTAAAAACAGTACCTTTATGGAACTGTACTCGTTAGGTAATGGTTTTTAA
- a CDS encoding ASCH domain-containing protein yields MSKLILISVKEKYVEEMLAGRKTIELRKSSPKAEPGDMLIIYTTQPKKAITAIATVKQIIKCSPCEMWQRYSTRLGIDADGFNKYYQDHNKAVGIELTSVLPLNEAILLSAIKLIHPDFTPPQTFKYLKKFSTLRDFKHLIV; encoded by the coding sequence ATGAGCAAGCTGATTCTAATATCTGTCAAAGAAAAGTATGTTGAGGAGATGCTCGCGGGTCGTAAAACCATTGAGCTTAGGAAGTCATCTCCTAAGGCTGAACCGGGAGATATGCTGATCATTTATACTACACAACCAAAAAAAGCGATCACAGCTATTGCAACCGTTAAACAAATTATCAAATGTTCGCCCTGCGAGATGTGGCAACGCTATTCCACCAGGTTGGGAATTGACGCTGACGGATTTAACAAATACTATCAAGACCATAACAAAGCTGTCGGTATTGAATTAACAAGCGTCCTGCCACTCAACGAAGCAATTCTTTTAAGTGCCATAAAACTTATCCATCCAGATTTTACCCCGCCGCAGACCTTTAAGTATCTTAAAAAGTTCAGCACGCTTCGGGATTTTAAACATTTGATTGTTTAG
- a CDS encoding GIY-YIG nuclease family protein: MANKKILTEEDDALLAELGIEVEFKKHATFNSREERIIAGFEEIKKFVQDNGRLPEHGEDKEIFERLFAIRLDQIRGSEESKTLLQKFDDKGLLADNFQPVLDETDDLDDDELLAQLGVDETEENSITNLKHVRSQAEKKAAEEIANRAICEDFERFKPMFDEVKNDISLKYRSTIRFRKDAGFTKTTIRKGQFLIIVGQIAYIDDIGETIKAPNGEDDARLRVIYDNGTESNILLRSLIRAMYKDDTSRFITDPNSGPLFSGESSEDDLESGTIYVLRSLSDHPLVKANKSLVHKIGVTGGDVKKRITNAKNDPTFLMADVEVIATYKLANINRVKLEKVIHRFFSNSKLEVEINDRFGKPVKANEWFLMPLFIIDQMVDKIKDGTVSDFYYDPSSAELKRH; the protein is encoded by the coding sequence ATGGCTAATAAAAAAATACTTACTGAAGAAGATGATGCGCTATTGGCCGAACTCGGTATCGAGGTTGAGTTCAAGAAGCATGCAACATTTAATTCTCGTGAAGAACGAATCATAGCAGGTTTTGAAGAAATTAAAAAGTTTGTTCAAGATAATGGTCGATTGCCAGAGCATGGGGAGGATAAGGAGATTTTTGAACGATTATTCGCCATAAGACTTGATCAAATCCGAGGTAGCGAGGAAAGTAAAACTCTGCTCCAAAAATTTGACGATAAGGGGCTATTGGCTGATAATTTTCAGCCTGTATTAGATGAAACTGACGATTTAGATGATGACGAATTGCTTGCACAACTTGGTGTAGATGAAACTGAGGAAAATTCGATTACCAACTTAAAGCATGTACGTTCCCAGGCTGAAAAAAAAGCCGCTGAGGAAATTGCCAACCGTGCTATTTGTGAAGATTTCGAGCGTTTTAAACCAATGTTTGATGAAGTTAAAAACGATATTAGTTTAAAGTATCGATCCACAATCAGATTTAGAAAAGATGCAGGGTTTACCAAAACCACCATTAGAAAAGGTCAGTTTTTGATTATCGTTGGACAAATTGCTTACATAGATGATATTGGAGAAACTATAAAAGCACCGAACGGTGAAGATGACGCGCGATTAAGGGTGATTTATGATAACGGTACTGAAAGTAATATTTTATTACGATCATTAATCCGCGCTATGTATAAAGACGATACAAGCCGGTTTATTACAGACCCTAATTCAGGGCCACTTTTTTCAGGAGAAAGCAGTGAAGATGATCTTGAGAGCGGGACAATTTATGTACTTAGAAGTTTGTCAGACCACCCGTTAGTTAAAGCTAATAAATCCTTAGTCCATAAAATCGGCGTGACAGGTGGTGATGTAAAGAAGCGTATTACTAACGCTAAAAATGATCCTACCTTTTTAATGGCGGACGTTGAAGTAATCGCCACTTATAAACTCGCTAATATTAATAGAGTAAAACTTGAAAAAGTCATTCATAGGTTTTTTAGTAATTCTAAATTAGAAGTTGAAATTAATGACCGATTCGGAAAACCTGTGAAAGCAAATGAATGGTTTTTGATGCCATTATTTATAATTGACCAGATGGTTGACAAAATTAAAGATGGTACAGTAAGCGACTTTTATTATGATCCATCATCAGCAGAGCTTAAAAGGCATTAG